From Cydia fagiglandana chromosome 24, ilCydFagi1.1, whole genome shotgun sequence, a single genomic window includes:
- the LOC134676593 gene encoding 3-hydroxyisobutyryl-CoA hydrolase, mitochondrial-like, producing the protein MLGQTKGIKTSVPNEPKILFEEIGNAGVVTLNKPKRFNLIEYSMIARLSIMLQAWERTQSRIIIKGAGDNFCGGTDLKWLLGSNDPTIKSGIATQANNIYRVSRNKVPYISLLDGMSFGAILMLGSCCKYTVVTDRAIVAMPECRIGWLPDGASLHFMPRLDNHLGYYLALTGKRLKGKDVVLSGIATHCVPSARLEDLKVDLCHCKVEDIEACLNTYSETLGEFSLTPFIKDIDYCFSADTVEEIFARLTKIDNPWSNETLKLFEPLCPTSLKVALRALQLWKDLDLKQAFILEHRVLSRCINSYNGKEGLRSLLLERTDRPNWLPKTVAEVTDAMVDSYFEPLPEGEELMITD; encoded by the coding sequence ATGCTTGGCCAGACCAAAGGAATAAAGACGAGTGTCCCTAATGAACCCAAGATATTATTTGAGGAGATTGGAAACGCCGGTGTGGTGACATTGAACAAACCGAAGCGATTCAATCTGATAGAGTATAGTATGATAGCGCGGTTGTCTATCATGCTGCAGGCTTGGGAGCGGACTCAGTCTCGAATCATCATAAAAGGTGCCGGAGACAACTTCTGTGGCGGAACAGATCTCAAATGGCTTTTAGGTAGCAACGACCCTACAATAAAATCAGGTATAGCGACCCaggcgaacaatatatatcgtGTATCTAGAAATAAGGTGCCTTATATATCCTTGTTGGATGGTATGTCGTTCGGAGCAATACTAATGCTTGGCAGTTGCTGCAAATATACAGTCGTTACGGATCGTGCAATAGTCGCCATGCCAGAGTGTCGAATCGGCTGGCTTCCCGACGGAGCCTCTCTTCATTTTATGCCACGTTTGGACAACCATTTGGGTTACTACTTGGCTTTAACTGGGAAGCGTTTAAAAGGTAAAGATGTTGTGTTATCTGGTATAGCGACGCACTGTGTACCAAGTGCTCGCTTAGAAGATTTAAAAGTTGATTTATGTCATTGTAAAGTTGAGGATATAGAAGCCTGTTTGAACACATACAGTGAGACACTTGGAGAGTTCTCCTTAACCCCTTTCATAAAGGATATCGACTATTGTTTCTCTGCTGATACTGTAGAAGAAATTTTCGCGCGACTGACTAAAATTGACAACCCTTGGTCTAATGAGACTTTGAAATTGTTCGAACCATTATGTCCTACTTCGCTTAAGGTGGCTCTTCGCGCATTGCAACTCTGGAAGGACCTGGACCTGAAGCAGGCCTTTATCCTCGAGCACCGAGTGCTGTCTCGCTGCATCAACAGTTACAACGGGAAGGAAGGTCTAAGGTCGCTGCTGCTGGAGAGGACTGATCGGCCAAACTGGCTGCCAAAGACTGTGGCTGAGGTCACAGATGCTATGGTGGATAGTTATTTTGAACCACTGCCGGAGGGAGAAGAACTTATGATAACTGATTAA